The following proteins are co-located in the Vidua macroura isolate BioBank_ID:100142 chromosome 29, ASM2450914v1, whole genome shotgun sequence genome:
- the ATP8B2 gene encoding phospholipid-transporting ATPase ID isoform X5, which yields MERCAARRAPEEERRVRANAREYNEKFQYASNCIKTSKYNIVTFLPVNLFEQFQEVANTYFLFLLILQLIPQISSLSWFTTIVPLVLVLTITAVKDATDDYFRHKSDNQVNNRQSQVLIGGVLRQEQWMNVRVGDIIKLENNQFVAADLLLLSSSEPHGLCYIETAELDGETNMKVRQAIPVTAELGDTSQLARFDGEVICEPPNNKLDKFGGTLYWKENKYALSNQNMLLRGCVLRNTEWCFGLVIFAGPDTKLMQNSGRTKFKRTSIDRLMNTLVLWIFGFLVCMGVILAIGNAIWEHEVGVCFQIYLPWDEGVHSAFFSGFLSFWSYIIILNTVVPISLYVSVEVIRLGHSYFINWDKKMYCAKRRTPAEARTTTLNEELGQVEYIFSDKTGTLTQNIMVFSKCSVNGHSYGDVQDVLGHKAELGERPEPVDFSFNPLADPRFQFWDPSLLEAVKLGDLHVHEFFRLLSLCHTVMSEEKSEGELLYKAQSPDEGALVTAARNFGFVFRSRTPKTITVHELGQAITYQLLAILDFNNIRKRMSVIVRSPEGKIRLYCKGADTILLERLHPINQDLSSITTDHLNEYAGEGLRTLVLAYKDLEESYYKDWSERLHRAGSAPEAREDHLARLYDEVEHDMMLLGATAIEDKLQQGVPETIAILTLANIKIWVLTGDKQETAVNIGYSCKMLTDDMTEVFVVTGHTVLEVREELRKAREKMMDASRSVCNGFSYQEKLSSKLTSVLEAIAGEYALVINGHSLAHALEADMEVEFLETACACKAVICCRVTPLQKAQVVELVKKYKKAVTLAIGDGANDVSMIKTAHIGVGISGQEGIQAVLASDYSFSQFKFLQRLLLVHGRWSYLRMCKFLCYFFYKNFAFTMVHFWFGFFCGFSAQTVYDQYFITLYNIVYTSLPVLAMGVFDQDVPEQRSMEYPKLYEPGQLNLLFNKREFFICIAQGIYTSILMFFIPYGVFADATRDDGAQLADYQSFAVTVATSLVIVVSVQIGLDTGFWTAINHFFIWGSLAAYFAILFTMHSDGLFRMFPNQFRFVGNAQNTLAQPTVWLTIALTAVVCIVPVVAFRFLKLDLKPELSDTVRYTQLVRKKQKTQHRCMRHAGRAGSRRSGYAFSHQEGFGELIMSGKNMRLSSLALSSFAPRPSTSWIDTLRKKKGCEGSSAGSPSGAADKTLRV from the exons ATGGAGCGGTGCGCGGCCCGCCGAGCCCCGG AGGAAGAGCGTCGAGTGCGAGCCAACGCGCGGGAGTACAACGAGAAGTTCCAGTACGCA AGCAACTGCATCAAAACCTCCAAGTACAACATTGTCACCTTCCTGCCTGTCAACCTCTTCGAGCAGTTCCAGGAAGTGGCCAACACctatttcctcttcctcctcatcctgcaG ctgatTCCTCAGATCTCTTCGCTCTCCTGGTTTACCACCATCGTGCCTTTGGTTCTTGTCTTAACCATCACAGCTGTCAAAGATGCCACCGATGACTAT tTCCGCCATAAAAGCGACAACCAGGTGAACAACCGGCAGTCTCAGGTCCTGATCGGTGGAGT CCTTCGGCAGGAGCAGTGGATGAATGTCCGCGTTGGAGACATCATCAAGTTGGAGAACAACCAGTTTGTGGCG GCtgacctcctcctcctctccagcagtGAACCCCATGGGTTATGCTACATAGAGACTGCAGAGCTGGATGG agAGACCAACATGAAGGTGCGTCAGGCCATCCCCGTCACCGCGGAGCTGGGGGACACCAGCCAGCTGGCTCGCTTTGACG GTGAGGTGATCTGTGAGCCCCCCAACAACAAGCTGGACAAGTTTGGTGGGACACTGTACTGGAAGGAGAACAAGTACGCCCTGAGCAACCAGAACATGCTGCTGCGGGGCTGCGTCCTGCGCAACACTGAGTGGTGCTTTGGCCTCGTCATCTTTGCAG gaCCTGACACAAAACTGATGCAGAACAGTGGCCGGACCAAATTTAAGCGGACAAGCATCGACCGCCTGATGAACACGCTGGTGCTCTGG ATCTTTGGGTTCCTGGTGTGCATGGGAGTGATCCTGGCCATTGGCAATGCCATCTGGGAGCACGAGGTGGGCGTCTGCTTCCAGATCTACTTGCCCTGGGACGAGGGGGTGCACAGTGCCTTCTTCTCTGGCTTCCTCTCCTTCTGGTCCTACATCATCATCCTCAACACTGTGGTGCCCATCTCGCTCTATGTGAG CGTTGAGGTGATCCGGCTCGGGCACAGCTACTTCATCAACTGGGACAAGAAGATGTACTGTGCCAAGCGCCGGACGCCAGCTGAAGCCCGCACCACCACCCTCAAcgaggagctggggcaggtggAGTACATCTTCTCTGACAAGACTGGCACCCTTACCCAGAATATCATGGTCTTCAGCAAGTGCTCTGTGAACGGGCACAGCTACG GTGATGTGCAGGACGTGCTAGGTcacaaggcagagctgggagag AGGCCAGAGCCAGTAGACTTCTCCTTCAACCCACTGGCAGACCCACGGTTCCAGTTCTGGGATCCCAGCCTACTGGAAGCTGTCAAACTGGGAGACCTCCACGTGCATGAGTTCTTCCGCCTGCTTTCACTCTGTCACACCGTCATGTCCGAGGAGAAGAGTGAAG GGGAGCTGTTGTACAAGGCACAGTCCCCAGATGAGGGAGCGCTGGTCACAGCTGCCAGGAACTTTGGCTTTGTGTTCCGGTCCCGCACGCCCAAGACCATCACAGTGCATGAGCTGGGTCAAGCCATCACCTACCAGCTGCTGGCCATCCTGGACTTCAACAACATCCGCAAGCGCATGTCCGTCATCG tcCGCAGCCCTGAGGGCAAGATCCGGCTGTACTGCAAAGGCGCTGACACCATCCTGCTGGAGCGGCTGCACCCCATCAACCAGGACCTGAGCAGCATCACCACCGACCACCTCAAT GAGTACGCTGGTGAGGGGCTGCGGACACTGGTGCTGGCTTACAAAGACCTGGAGGAGAGCTACTACAAGGACTGGTCCGAGCGGCTGCATCGAGCTGGCAGCGCCCCTGAGGCCCGTGAGGATCACCTGGCTCGGCTCTACGATGAGGTGGAGCACGATATGATG CTGCTTGGAGCCACGGCCATCGAGGACAAACTGCAGCAGGGGGTCCCCGAAACCATTGCCATCCTGACGCTGGCCAACATCAAGATCTGGGTGCTGACAGGGGACAAGCAGG AAACAGCTGTGAACATCGGCTACTCCTGCAAGATGCTGACAGATGACATGACAGAAGTGTTTGTGGTCACAGGCCACACTGTGCTGGAGGTGCGAGAGGAGCTAAG GAAAGCCCGGGAGAAGATGATGGATGCGTCACGTTCTGTGTGCAATGGCTTCTCCTACCAGGAGAAACTCTCCTCCAAGCTTACCTCCGTGCTGGAAGCCATCGCGGGCGAATACGCCCTGGTCATCAATGGGCACAGCCTG gcCCATGCACTGGAGGCAGACATGGAGGTGGAATTCCTGGAGACAGCGTGTGCCTGCAAGGCCGTTATCTGCTGCCGTGTCACACCCCTGCAGAAAGCCCAGGTGGTGGAGCTGGTGAAGAAGTACAAGAAAGCCGTCACTTTGGCCATTGGGGATGGGGCCAACGATGTCAGCATGATCAAGA CTGCCCACATTGGCGTGGGCATCAGTGGGCAGGAAGGCATCCAGGCCGTGCTGGCCTCCGACTACTCCTTCTCCCAGTTCAAGTTCCTACAGCGTCTGCTCCTGGTGCATGGGCGCTGGTCCTACCTGCGCATGTGCAAGTTTCTTTGCTACTTCTTCTATAAGAACTTCGCCTTCACCATGGTCCACTTCTGGTTTGGCTTCTTCTGCGGCTTCTCAGCACAG ACAGTGTACGACCAGTACTTCATCACACTGTACAACATCGTCTACACGTCGCTGCCTGTGCTCGCTATGGGTGTCTTTGACCAG GATGTGCCAGAGCAGCGGAGCATGGAGTACCCTAAACTCTACGAGCCTGGGCAGCTGAACCTGCTCTTCAACAAGCGGGAGTTCTTCATCTGCATTGCCCAGGGCATCTACACGTCCATCCTCATGTTCTTCATCCCCTACGGTGTCTTCGCTGATGCCACTCGTGATGACGGTGCCCAGCTGGCCGACTACCAGTCCTTCGCCGTCACTGTCGCCACCTCCCTCGTGATTGTCGTCAGTGTGCAG ATCGGGTTAGACACAGGATTCTGGACGGCCATCAACCACTTCTTCATCTGGGGCAGCCTGGCCGCCTACTTCGCCATCCTCTTCACCATGCACAGCGACGGCCTCTTCCGGATGTTCCCCAACCAGTTCCGCTTTGTGG GTAACGCGCAGAACACGCTGGCCCAGCCCACGGTCTGGCTGACCATTGCCCTCACCGCCGTAGTCTGTATCGTGCCCGTTGTGGCCTTTCGCTTCCTTAAGCTGGACCTGAAACCAGAGCTCTCGGATACG gtgcgCTACACGCAGCTGGTACGGAAGAAGCAGAAGACGCAGCACCGGTGCATGCGGCACGCGGGGCGCGCGGGCTCACGCCGCTCTGGCTATGCCTTCTCCCATCAGGAGGGTTTCGGGGAGCTCATCATGTCTGGCAAGAACATGCGGCTTAGCTCCTTGGCACTCTCCAGCTTTGCCCCCCGCCCCAGCACCAGCTGGATTGACACCCTGCGGAAGAAGAAGGGCTGCGAGGGCAGCAGTGCCGGCAGCCCCAGTGGTGCAGCCGACAAGACTCTCAGGGTGTGA
- the ATP8B2 gene encoding phospholipid-transporting ATPase ID isoform X1 — translation MERCAARRAPEEERRVRANAREYNEKFQYASNCIKTSKYNIVTFLPVNLFEQFQEVANTYFLFLLILQLIPQISSLSWFTTIVPLVLVLTITAVKDATDDYFRHKSDNQVNNRQSQVLIGGVLRQEQWMNVRVGDIIKLENNQFVAQADLLLLSSSEPHGLCYIETAELDGETNMKVRQAIPVTAELGDTSQLARFDGEVICEPPNNKLDKFGGTLYWKENKYALSNQNMLLRGCVLRNTEWCFGLVIFAGPDTKLMQNSGRTKFKRTSIDRLMNTLVLWIFGFLVCMGVILAIGNAIWEHEVGVCFQIYLPWDEGVHSAFFSGFLSFWSYIIILNTVVPISLYVSVEVIRLGHSYFINWDKKMYCAKRRTPAEARTTTLNEELGQVEYIFSDKTGTLTQNIMVFSKCSVNGHSYGERQMPEPGDVQDVLGHKAELGERPEPVDFSFNPLADPRFQFWDPSLLEAVKLGDLHVHEFFRLLSLCHTVMSEEKSEGELLYKAQSPDEGALVTAARNFGFVFRSRTPKTITVHELGQAITYQLLAILDFNNIRKRMSVIVRSPEGKIRLYCKGADTILLERLHPINQDLSSITTDHLNEYAGEGLRTLVLAYKDLEESYYKDWSERLHRAGSAPEAREDHLARLYDEVEHDMMLLGATAIEDKLQQGVPETIAILTLANIKIWVLTGDKQETAVNIGYSCKMLTDDMTEVFVVTGHTVLEVREELRKAREKMMDASRSVCNGFSYQEKLSSKLTSVLEAIAGEYALVINGHSLAHALEADMEVEFLETACACKAVICCRVTPLQKAQVVELVKKYKKAVTLAIGDGANDVSMIKTAHIGVGISGQEGIQAVLASDYSFSQFKFLQRLLLVHGRWSYLRMCKFLCYFFYKNFAFTMVHFWFGFFCGFSAQCTTSTSSHCTTSSTRRCLCSLWVSLTRLLLPRAKGRCPCPQDVPEQRSMEYPKLYEPGQLNLLFNKREFFICIAQGIYTSILMFFIPYGVFADATRDDGAQLADYQSFAVTVATSLVIVVSVQIGLDTGFWTAINHFFIWGSLAAYFAILFTMHSDGLFRMFPNQFRFVGNAQNTLAQPTVWLTIALTAVVCIVPVVAFRFLKLDLKPELSDTVRYTQLVRKKQKTQHRCMRHAGRAGSRRSGYAFSHQEGFGELIMSGKNMRLSSLALSSFAPRPSTSWIDTLRKKKGCEGSSAGSPSGAADKTLRV, via the exons ATGGAGCGGTGCGCGGCCCGCCGAGCCCCGG AGGAAGAGCGTCGAGTGCGAGCCAACGCGCGGGAGTACAACGAGAAGTTCCAGTACGCA AGCAACTGCATCAAAACCTCCAAGTACAACATTGTCACCTTCCTGCCTGTCAACCTCTTCGAGCAGTTCCAGGAAGTGGCCAACACctatttcctcttcctcctcatcctgcaG ctgatTCCTCAGATCTCTTCGCTCTCCTGGTTTACCACCATCGTGCCTTTGGTTCTTGTCTTAACCATCACAGCTGTCAAAGATGCCACCGATGACTAT tTCCGCCATAAAAGCGACAACCAGGTGAACAACCGGCAGTCTCAGGTCCTGATCGGTGGAGT CCTTCGGCAGGAGCAGTGGATGAATGTCCGCGTTGGAGACATCATCAAGTTGGAGAACAACCAGTTTGTGGCG CAGGCtgacctcctcctcctctccagcagtGAACCCCATGGGTTATGCTACATAGAGACTGCAGAGCTGGATGG agAGACCAACATGAAGGTGCGTCAGGCCATCCCCGTCACCGCGGAGCTGGGGGACACCAGCCAGCTGGCTCGCTTTGACG GTGAGGTGATCTGTGAGCCCCCCAACAACAAGCTGGACAAGTTTGGTGGGACACTGTACTGGAAGGAGAACAAGTACGCCCTGAGCAACCAGAACATGCTGCTGCGGGGCTGCGTCCTGCGCAACACTGAGTGGTGCTTTGGCCTCGTCATCTTTGCAG gaCCTGACACAAAACTGATGCAGAACAGTGGCCGGACCAAATTTAAGCGGACAAGCATCGACCGCCTGATGAACACGCTGGTGCTCTGG ATCTTTGGGTTCCTGGTGTGCATGGGAGTGATCCTGGCCATTGGCAATGCCATCTGGGAGCACGAGGTGGGCGTCTGCTTCCAGATCTACTTGCCCTGGGACGAGGGGGTGCACAGTGCCTTCTTCTCTGGCTTCCTCTCCTTCTGGTCCTACATCATCATCCTCAACACTGTGGTGCCCATCTCGCTCTATGTGAG CGTTGAGGTGATCCGGCTCGGGCACAGCTACTTCATCAACTGGGACAAGAAGATGTACTGTGCCAAGCGCCGGACGCCAGCTGAAGCCCGCACCACCACCCTCAAcgaggagctggggcaggtggAGTACATCTTCTCTGACAAGACTGGCACCCTTACCCAGAATATCATGGTCTTCAGCAAGTGCTCTGTGAACGGGCACAGCTACGGTGAGCGCCAGATGCCAGAGCCAG GTGATGTGCAGGACGTGCTAGGTcacaaggcagagctgggagag AGGCCAGAGCCAGTAGACTTCTCCTTCAACCCACTGGCAGACCCACGGTTCCAGTTCTGGGATCCCAGCCTACTGGAAGCTGTCAAACTGGGAGACCTCCACGTGCATGAGTTCTTCCGCCTGCTTTCACTCTGTCACACCGTCATGTCCGAGGAGAAGAGTGAAG GGGAGCTGTTGTACAAGGCACAGTCCCCAGATGAGGGAGCGCTGGTCACAGCTGCCAGGAACTTTGGCTTTGTGTTCCGGTCCCGCACGCCCAAGACCATCACAGTGCATGAGCTGGGTCAAGCCATCACCTACCAGCTGCTGGCCATCCTGGACTTCAACAACATCCGCAAGCGCATGTCCGTCATCG tcCGCAGCCCTGAGGGCAAGATCCGGCTGTACTGCAAAGGCGCTGACACCATCCTGCTGGAGCGGCTGCACCCCATCAACCAGGACCTGAGCAGCATCACCACCGACCACCTCAAT GAGTACGCTGGTGAGGGGCTGCGGACACTGGTGCTGGCTTACAAAGACCTGGAGGAGAGCTACTACAAGGACTGGTCCGAGCGGCTGCATCGAGCTGGCAGCGCCCCTGAGGCCCGTGAGGATCACCTGGCTCGGCTCTACGATGAGGTGGAGCACGATATGATG CTGCTTGGAGCCACGGCCATCGAGGACAAACTGCAGCAGGGGGTCCCCGAAACCATTGCCATCCTGACGCTGGCCAACATCAAGATCTGGGTGCTGACAGGGGACAAGCAGG AAACAGCTGTGAACATCGGCTACTCCTGCAAGATGCTGACAGATGACATGACAGAAGTGTTTGTGGTCACAGGCCACACTGTGCTGGAGGTGCGAGAGGAGCTAAG GAAAGCCCGGGAGAAGATGATGGATGCGTCACGTTCTGTGTGCAATGGCTTCTCCTACCAGGAGAAACTCTCCTCCAAGCTTACCTCCGTGCTGGAAGCCATCGCGGGCGAATACGCCCTGGTCATCAATGGGCACAGCCTG gcCCATGCACTGGAGGCAGACATGGAGGTGGAATTCCTGGAGACAGCGTGTGCCTGCAAGGCCGTTATCTGCTGCCGTGTCACACCCCTGCAGAAAGCCCAGGTGGTGGAGCTGGTGAAGAAGTACAAGAAAGCCGTCACTTTGGCCATTGGGGATGGGGCCAACGATGTCAGCATGATCAAGA CTGCCCACATTGGCGTGGGCATCAGTGGGCAGGAAGGCATCCAGGCCGTGCTGGCCTCCGACTACTCCTTCTCCCAGTTCAAGTTCCTACAGCGTCTGCTCCTGGTGCATGGGCGCTGGTCCTACCTGCGCATGTGCAAGTTTCTTTGCTACTTCTTCTATAAGAACTTCGCCTTCACCATGGTCCACTTCTGGTTTGGCTTCTTCTGCGGCTTCTCAGCACAG TGTACGACCAGTACTTCATCACACTGTACAACATCGTCTACACGTCGCTGCCTGTGCTCGCTATGGGTGTCTTTGACCAG gctgctcctgcccagggctAAAGGGAGGTGCCCATGCCCCCAGGATGTGCCAGAGCAGCGGAGCATGGAGTACCCTAAACTCTACGAGCCTGGGCAGCTGAACCTGCTCTTCAACAAGCGGGAGTTCTTCATCTGCATTGCCCAGGGCATCTACACGTCCATCCTCATGTTCTTCATCCCCTACGGTGTCTTCGCTGATGCCACTCGTGATGACGGTGCCCAGCTGGCCGACTACCAGTCCTTCGCCGTCACTGTCGCCACCTCCCTCGTGATTGTCGTCAGTGTGCAG ATCGGGTTAGACACAGGATTCTGGACGGCCATCAACCACTTCTTCATCTGGGGCAGCCTGGCCGCCTACTTCGCCATCCTCTTCACCATGCACAGCGACGGCCTCTTCCGGATGTTCCCCAACCAGTTCCGCTTTGTGG GTAACGCGCAGAACACGCTGGCCCAGCCCACGGTCTGGCTGACCATTGCCCTCACCGCCGTAGTCTGTATCGTGCCCGTTGTGGCCTTTCGCTTCCTTAAGCTGGACCTGAAACCAGAGCTCTCGGATACG gtgcgCTACACGCAGCTGGTACGGAAGAAGCAGAAGACGCAGCACCGGTGCATGCGGCACGCGGGGCGCGCGGGCTCACGCCGCTCTGGCTATGCCTTCTCCCATCAGGAGGGTTTCGGGGAGCTCATCATGTCTGGCAAGAACATGCGGCTTAGCTCCTTGGCACTCTCCAGCTTTGCCCCCCGCCCCAGCACCAGCTGGATTGACACCCTGCGGAAGAAGAAGGGCTGCGAGGGCAGCAGTGCCGGCAGCCCCAGTGGTGCAGCCGACAAGACTCTCAGGGTGTGA
- the ATP8B2 gene encoding phospholipid-transporting ATPase ID isoform X2: MERCAARRAPEEERRVRANAREYNEKFQYASNCIKTSKYNIVTFLPVNLFEQFQEVANTYFLFLLILQLIPQISSLSWFTTIVPLVLVLTITAVKDATDDYFRHKSDNQVNNRQSQVLIGGVLRQEQWMNVRVGDIIKLENNQFVAADLLLLSSSEPHGLCYIETAELDGETNMKVRQAIPVTAELGDTSQLARFDGEVICEPPNNKLDKFGGTLYWKENKYALSNQNMLLRGCVLRNTEWCFGLVIFAGPDTKLMQNSGRTKFKRTSIDRLMNTLVLWIFGFLVCMGVILAIGNAIWEHEVGVCFQIYLPWDEGVHSAFFSGFLSFWSYIIILNTVVPISLYVSVEVIRLGHSYFINWDKKMYCAKRRTPAEARTTTLNEELGQVEYIFSDKTGTLTQNIMVFSKCSVNGHSYGERQMPEPGDVQDVLGHKAELGERPEPVDFSFNPLADPRFQFWDPSLLEAVKLGDLHVHEFFRLLSLCHTVMSEEKSEGELLYKAQSPDEGALVTAARNFGFVFRSRTPKTITVHELGQAITYQLLAILDFNNIRKRMSVIVRSPEGKIRLYCKGADTILLERLHPINQDLSSITTDHLNEYAGEGLRTLVLAYKDLEESYYKDWSERLHRAGSAPEAREDHLARLYDEVEHDMMLLGATAIEDKLQQGVPETIAILTLANIKIWVLTGDKQETAVNIGYSCKMLTDDMTEVFVVTGHTVLEVREELRKAREKMMDASRSVCNGFSYQEKLSSKLTSVLEAIAGEYALVINGHSLAHALEADMEVEFLETACACKAVICCRVTPLQKAQVVELVKKYKKAVTLAIGDGANDVSMIKTAHIGVGISGQEGIQAVLASDYSFSQFKFLQRLLLVHGRWSYLRMCKFLCYFFYKNFAFTMVHFWFGFFCGFSAQCTTSTSSHCTTSSTRRCLCSLWVSLTRLLLPRAKGRCPCPQDVPEQRSMEYPKLYEPGQLNLLFNKREFFICIAQGIYTSILMFFIPYGVFADATRDDGAQLADYQSFAVTVATSLVIVVSVQIGLDTGFWTAINHFFIWGSLAAYFAILFTMHSDGLFRMFPNQFRFVGNAQNTLAQPTVWLTIALTAVVCIVPVVAFRFLKLDLKPELSDTVRYTQLVRKKQKTQHRCMRHAGRAGSRRSGYAFSHQEGFGELIMSGKNMRLSSLALSSFAPRPSTSWIDTLRKKKGCEGSSAGSPSGAADKTLRV; the protein is encoded by the exons ATGGAGCGGTGCGCGGCCCGCCGAGCCCCGG AGGAAGAGCGTCGAGTGCGAGCCAACGCGCGGGAGTACAACGAGAAGTTCCAGTACGCA AGCAACTGCATCAAAACCTCCAAGTACAACATTGTCACCTTCCTGCCTGTCAACCTCTTCGAGCAGTTCCAGGAAGTGGCCAACACctatttcctcttcctcctcatcctgcaG ctgatTCCTCAGATCTCTTCGCTCTCCTGGTTTACCACCATCGTGCCTTTGGTTCTTGTCTTAACCATCACAGCTGTCAAAGATGCCACCGATGACTAT tTCCGCCATAAAAGCGACAACCAGGTGAACAACCGGCAGTCTCAGGTCCTGATCGGTGGAGT CCTTCGGCAGGAGCAGTGGATGAATGTCCGCGTTGGAGACATCATCAAGTTGGAGAACAACCAGTTTGTGGCG GCtgacctcctcctcctctccagcagtGAACCCCATGGGTTATGCTACATAGAGACTGCAGAGCTGGATGG agAGACCAACATGAAGGTGCGTCAGGCCATCCCCGTCACCGCGGAGCTGGGGGACACCAGCCAGCTGGCTCGCTTTGACG GTGAGGTGATCTGTGAGCCCCCCAACAACAAGCTGGACAAGTTTGGTGGGACACTGTACTGGAAGGAGAACAAGTACGCCCTGAGCAACCAGAACATGCTGCTGCGGGGCTGCGTCCTGCGCAACACTGAGTGGTGCTTTGGCCTCGTCATCTTTGCAG gaCCTGACACAAAACTGATGCAGAACAGTGGCCGGACCAAATTTAAGCGGACAAGCATCGACCGCCTGATGAACACGCTGGTGCTCTGG ATCTTTGGGTTCCTGGTGTGCATGGGAGTGATCCTGGCCATTGGCAATGCCATCTGGGAGCACGAGGTGGGCGTCTGCTTCCAGATCTACTTGCCCTGGGACGAGGGGGTGCACAGTGCCTTCTTCTCTGGCTTCCTCTCCTTCTGGTCCTACATCATCATCCTCAACACTGTGGTGCCCATCTCGCTCTATGTGAG CGTTGAGGTGATCCGGCTCGGGCACAGCTACTTCATCAACTGGGACAAGAAGATGTACTGTGCCAAGCGCCGGACGCCAGCTGAAGCCCGCACCACCACCCTCAAcgaggagctggggcaggtggAGTACATCTTCTCTGACAAGACTGGCACCCTTACCCAGAATATCATGGTCTTCAGCAAGTGCTCTGTGAACGGGCACAGCTACGGTGAGCGCCAGATGCCAGAGCCAG GTGATGTGCAGGACGTGCTAGGTcacaaggcagagctgggagag AGGCCAGAGCCAGTAGACTTCTCCTTCAACCCACTGGCAGACCCACGGTTCCAGTTCTGGGATCCCAGCCTACTGGAAGCTGTCAAACTGGGAGACCTCCACGTGCATGAGTTCTTCCGCCTGCTTTCACTCTGTCACACCGTCATGTCCGAGGAGAAGAGTGAAG GGGAGCTGTTGTACAAGGCACAGTCCCCAGATGAGGGAGCGCTGGTCACAGCTGCCAGGAACTTTGGCTTTGTGTTCCGGTCCCGCACGCCCAAGACCATCACAGTGCATGAGCTGGGTCAAGCCATCACCTACCAGCTGCTGGCCATCCTGGACTTCAACAACATCCGCAAGCGCATGTCCGTCATCG tcCGCAGCCCTGAGGGCAAGATCCGGCTGTACTGCAAAGGCGCTGACACCATCCTGCTGGAGCGGCTGCACCCCATCAACCAGGACCTGAGCAGCATCACCACCGACCACCTCAAT GAGTACGCTGGTGAGGGGCTGCGGACACTGGTGCTGGCTTACAAAGACCTGGAGGAGAGCTACTACAAGGACTGGTCCGAGCGGCTGCATCGAGCTGGCAGCGCCCCTGAGGCCCGTGAGGATCACCTGGCTCGGCTCTACGATGAGGTGGAGCACGATATGATG CTGCTTGGAGCCACGGCCATCGAGGACAAACTGCAGCAGGGGGTCCCCGAAACCATTGCCATCCTGACGCTGGCCAACATCAAGATCTGGGTGCTGACAGGGGACAAGCAGG AAACAGCTGTGAACATCGGCTACTCCTGCAAGATGCTGACAGATGACATGACAGAAGTGTTTGTGGTCACAGGCCACACTGTGCTGGAGGTGCGAGAGGAGCTAAG GAAAGCCCGGGAGAAGATGATGGATGCGTCACGTTCTGTGTGCAATGGCTTCTCCTACCAGGAGAAACTCTCCTCCAAGCTTACCTCCGTGCTGGAAGCCATCGCGGGCGAATACGCCCTGGTCATCAATGGGCACAGCCTG gcCCATGCACTGGAGGCAGACATGGAGGTGGAATTCCTGGAGACAGCGTGTGCCTGCAAGGCCGTTATCTGCTGCCGTGTCACACCCCTGCAGAAAGCCCAGGTGGTGGAGCTGGTGAAGAAGTACAAGAAAGCCGTCACTTTGGCCATTGGGGATGGGGCCAACGATGTCAGCATGATCAAGA CTGCCCACATTGGCGTGGGCATCAGTGGGCAGGAAGGCATCCAGGCCGTGCTGGCCTCCGACTACTCCTTCTCCCAGTTCAAGTTCCTACAGCGTCTGCTCCTGGTGCATGGGCGCTGGTCCTACCTGCGCATGTGCAAGTTTCTTTGCTACTTCTTCTATAAGAACTTCGCCTTCACCATGGTCCACTTCTGGTTTGGCTTCTTCTGCGGCTTCTCAGCACAG TGTACGACCAGTACTTCATCACACTGTACAACATCGTCTACACGTCGCTGCCTGTGCTCGCTATGGGTGTCTTTGACCAG gctgctcctgcccagggctAAAGGGAGGTGCCCATGCCCCCAGGATGTGCCAGAGCAGCGGAGCATGGAGTACCCTAAACTCTACGAGCCTGGGCAGCTGAACCTGCTCTTCAACAAGCGGGAGTTCTTCATCTGCATTGCCCAGGGCATCTACACGTCCATCCTCATGTTCTTCATCCCCTACGGTGTCTTCGCTGATGCCACTCGTGATGACGGTGCCCAGCTGGCCGACTACCAGTCCTTCGCCGTCACTGTCGCCACCTCCCTCGTGATTGTCGTCAGTGTGCAG ATCGGGTTAGACACAGGATTCTGGACGGCCATCAACCACTTCTTCATCTGGGGCAGCCTGGCCGCCTACTTCGCCATCCTCTTCACCATGCACAGCGACGGCCTCTTCCGGATGTTCCCCAACCAGTTCCGCTTTGTGG GTAACGCGCAGAACACGCTGGCCCAGCCCACGGTCTGGCTGACCATTGCCCTCACCGCCGTAGTCTGTATCGTGCCCGTTGTGGCCTTTCGCTTCCTTAAGCTGGACCTGAAACCAGAGCTCTCGGATACG gtgcgCTACACGCAGCTGGTACGGAAGAAGCAGAAGACGCAGCACCGGTGCATGCGGCACGCGGGGCGCGCGGGCTCACGCCGCTCTGGCTATGCCTTCTCCCATCAGGAGGGTTTCGGGGAGCTCATCATGTCTGGCAAGAACATGCGGCTTAGCTCCTTGGCACTCTCCAGCTTTGCCCCCCGCCCCAGCACCAGCTGGATTGACACCCTGCGGAAGAAGAAGGGCTGCGAGGGCAGCAGTGCCGGCAGCCCCAGTGGTGCAGCCGACAAGACTCTCAGGGTGTGA